The following are from one region of the Prionailurus bengalensis isolate Pbe53 chromosome A2, Fcat_Pben_1.1_paternal_pri, whole genome shotgun sequence genome:
- the GMPPB gene encoding mannose-1-phosphate guanyltransferase beta isoform X2 — protein MKALILVGGYGTRLRPLTLSIPKPLVDFCNKPILLHQVEALAAAGVDHVILAVSYMSQVLEKEMKAQEQRLGIRISMSHEEEPLGTAGPLALARDLLSETADPFFVLNSDVICDFPFQAMVQFHRHHGQEGSILVTKVEEPSKYGVVVCEADTGRIHRFVEKPQVFVSNKINAGMYILNPAVLRRIQLQPTSIEKEIFPVMATEGQLYAMELQGFWMDIGQPKDFLTGMCLFLQSLRQKQPEQLCSGPGIVGNVLVDPSARIGQNCSIGPNVSLGPGVVVEDGVCIRRCTVLRDAHIRSHSWLESCIVGWRCRVGQWVRMENVTVLGEDVIVNDELYLNGASVLPHKSIGESVPEPRIIM, from the exons ATGAAGGCACTGATCTTGGTGGGCGGCTATGGGACGCGTCTGCGGCCGCTGACGCTGAGCATCCCGAAGCCACTGGTGGATTTCTGCAATAAGCCCATCTTGCTGCACCAAGTGGAGGCGCTAGCCGCG GCAGGCGTAGACCACGTGATTCTGGCGGTGAGCTACATGTCTCAGGTGctggagaaggaaatgaaggcGCAGGAGCAGAGG CTGGGAATCCGAATCTCCATGTCTCACGAAGAAGAGCCTTTAGGCACAG CTGGGCCCTTGGCACTGGCCCGTGACTTGCTCTCTGAGACTGCAGATCCTTTCTTCGTTCTCAACAGTGATGTGATCTGCGATTTCCCCTTCCAAGCCATGGTGCAGTTCCACCGGCACCATGGCCAGGAGGGCTCCATCCTG GTGACCAAAGTGGAGGAACCCTCTAAGTATGGTGTGGTGGTATGTGAGGCTGACACAGGCCGCATTCACCGGTTCGTGGAGAAGCCGCAGGTGTTTGTGTCCAACAAGATCAACGCAGGCATGTACATTCTGAACCCTGCAGTGCTGCGGCGCATCCAG CTGCAACCTACATCCATTGAGAAGGAGATCTTTCCTGTCATGGCCACGGAGGGGCAGCTATATGCCATGGAGCTGCAgg GCTTCTGGATGGACATAGGGCAGCCCAAGGATTTTCTCACTGGCATGTGCCTCTTCCTACAGTCCCTGCGACAGAAGCAGCCTGAGCAACTGTGCTCAGGCCCTGGCATTGTGGGCAATGTGCTGGTG GACCCAAGTGCCCGCATTGGCCAGAACTGCAGCATCGGCCCCAACGTGAGTCTGGGTCCTGGCGTGGTAGTGGAGGATGGTGTGTGCATCCGGCGATGCACAGTACTGCGAGATGCCCACATCCGATCCCACTCCTGGCTCGAGTCCTGCATTGTGGGCTGGCGCTGCCGCGTGGGCCAGTGG GTGCGCATGGAGAACGTGACAGTGCTGGGTGAGGACGTCATAGTTAACGACGAGCTCTACCTCAACGGGGCCAGTGTGCTGCCCCACAAGTCTATTGGCGAGTCGGTGCCGGAACCACGCATCATCATGTGA
- the GMPPB gene encoding mannose-1-phosphate guanyltransferase beta isoform X1 yields MKALILVGGYGTRLRPLTLSIPKPLVDFCNKPILLHQVEALAAAGVDHVILAVSYMSQVLEKEMKAQEQRLGIRISMSHEEEPLGTAGPLALARDLLSETADPFFVLNSDVICDFPFQAMVQFHRHHGQEGSILVTKVEEPSKYGVVVCEADTGRIHRFVEKPQVFVSNKINAGMYILNPAVLRRIQVCRSQLLGGLGQGRPLPPLTLLTSCPLPQLQPTSIEKEIFPVMATEGQLYAMELQGFWMDIGQPKDFLTGMCLFLQSLRQKQPEQLCSGPGIVGNVLVDPSARIGQNCSIGPNVSLGPGVVVEDGVCIRRCTVLRDAHIRSHSWLESCIVGWRCRVGQWVRMENVTVLGEDVIVNDELYLNGASVLPHKSIGESVPEPRIIM; encoded by the exons ATGAAGGCACTGATCTTGGTGGGCGGCTATGGGACGCGTCTGCGGCCGCTGACGCTGAGCATCCCGAAGCCACTGGTGGATTTCTGCAATAAGCCCATCTTGCTGCACCAAGTGGAGGCGCTAGCCGCG GCAGGCGTAGACCACGTGATTCTGGCGGTGAGCTACATGTCTCAGGTGctggagaaggaaatgaaggcGCAGGAGCAGAGG CTGGGAATCCGAATCTCCATGTCTCACGAAGAAGAGCCTTTAGGCACAG CTGGGCCCTTGGCACTGGCCCGTGACTTGCTCTCTGAGACTGCAGATCCTTTCTTCGTTCTCAACAGTGATGTGATCTGCGATTTCCCCTTCCAAGCCATGGTGCAGTTCCACCGGCACCATGGCCAGGAGGGCTCCATCCTG GTGACCAAAGTGGAGGAACCCTCTAAGTATGGTGTGGTGGTATGTGAGGCTGACACAGGCCGCATTCACCGGTTCGTGGAGAAGCCGCAGGTGTTTGTGTCCAACAAGATCAACGCAGGCATGTACATTCTGAACCCTGCAGTGCTGCGGCGCATCCAGGTGTGTAGAAGCCAGCTGCTgggtgggctggggcagggcaggccccTACCCCCCCTGACCCTGCTCACGAGTTGCCCACTCCCACAGCTGCAACCTACATCCATTGAGAAGGAGATCTTTCCTGTCATGGCCACGGAGGGGCAGCTATATGCCATGGAGCTGCAgg GCTTCTGGATGGACATAGGGCAGCCCAAGGATTTTCTCACTGGCATGTGCCTCTTCCTACAGTCCCTGCGACAGAAGCAGCCTGAGCAACTGTGCTCAGGCCCTGGCATTGTGGGCAATGTGCTGGTG GACCCAAGTGCCCGCATTGGCCAGAACTGCAGCATCGGCCCCAACGTGAGTCTGGGTCCTGGCGTGGTAGTGGAGGATGGTGTGTGCATCCGGCGATGCACAGTACTGCGAGATGCCCACATCCGATCCCACTCCTGGCTCGAGTCCTGCATTGTGGGCTGGCGCTGCCGCGTGGGCCAGTGG GTGCGCATGGAGAACGTGACAGTGCTGGGTGAGGACGTCATAGTTAACGACGAGCTCTACCTCAACGGGGCCAGTGTGCTGCCCCACAAGTCTATTGGCGAGTCGGTGCCGGAACCACGCATCATCATGTGA
- the IP6K1 gene encoding inositol hexakisphosphate kinase 1 isoform X2, whose product MLDGNSGLSSEKISHNPWSLRCHKQQLSRMRSESKDRKLYKFLLLENVVHHFKYPCVLDLKMGTRQHGDDASAEKAARQMRKCEQSTSATLGVRVCGMQVYQLDTGHYLCRNKYYGRGLSIEGFRNALYQYLHNGLDLRRDLFEPILSKLRGLKAVLERQASYRFYSSSLLVIYDGRECRAESFLDRRAEMRLKHLDTGLPEVAPPCGPSTSPSSTSPEAGPSSPPKVDVRMIDFAHSTFKGFRDDPTVHDGPDRGYVFGLENLISIMEQMRDENQ is encoded by the exons ATGCTGGATGGCAACAGCGGTCTGAGTTCTGAGAAGATCAGCCATAACCCCTGGAGTCTGCGCTGTCACAAGCAGCAGCTGAGCCGCATGCGCTCGGAGTCCAAGGACCGAAAGCTGTACA AGTTCCTCTTGCTTGAGAACGTGGTGCACCACTTCAAGTACCCCTGTGTTCTGGACCTGAAGATGGGCACCCGGCAGCATGGTGATGATGCATCAGCTGAGAAGGCGGCCCGGCAGATGAGGAAGTGCGAGCAGAGTACGTCAGCTACACTGGGTGTCAGGGTCTGTGGCATGCAG GTATACCAGCTGGACACAGGACACTACCTCTGCAGGAACAAGTACTATGGCCGCGGGCTCTCCATTGAAGGCTTCCGCAACGCCCTCTATCAGTACCTGCACAATGGCCTGGACCTGAGGCGTGACCTTTTTGAGCCCATCCTGAGCAAACTGCGGGGCCTGAAAGCTGTGTTGGAGCGGCAGGCATCCTACCGCTTCTATTCCAGCTCCCTGCTTGTCATCTACGATGGCAGGGAGTGCCGGGCAGAGTCCTTCCTGGACCGCCGGGCCGAGATGCGTCTCAAGCACCTGGATACTGGGCTCCCTGAGGTGGCGCCACCCTGTGGCCCTAGCACCAGCCCCAGTAGCACCAGCCCTGAGGCcggcccctcctctccacccaaGGTGGATGTCCGCATGATCGACTTTGCACATAGCACGTTCAAGGGCTTCCGGGATGACCCCACCGTGCATGATGGGCCAGACCGAGGCTATGTGTTCGGCCTGGAGAACCTCATCAGCATCATGGAACAGATGCGGGACGAGAACCAGTAG
- the AMIGO3 gene encoding amphoterin-induced protein 3: MAWLVLLGALLCMPRVGVGSLGSEGFLPSAPHNCPYRCVCAADLLSCAGLGLQDVPAALPAAAADLDLSHNALQRLRPGWLAPLSRLRALRLGHNELDVLGHGVFTNASGLRLLDLSSNALRALGRHDLEGLGALERLLLFNNRLAHLDEHAFHGLGALSRLYLGCNELSSFSFDHLHGLGTTHLRTLDLSSNRLGRIPVPDLAALPAFLKNGLYLHNNPLPCDCRLYHLLQRWHQRGLSAVSDFAREYMCLAFKVPTSRVRFFEHSRVFENCSAALAQGLEQPEVQLHVQMGRSLRLHCNTSAPAVRIAWVSPQHELLVAPGSRDGSIAVLADGSLAISNVQPQHEGVFVCLAAGPRLHHNQTHEYNVSVHFPHPEPEAFNTGFTTLLGCAVGLVLVLLYLFAPPCPGCRRCYRRTCHCRRWPRAPSPLQELSAQSSVLSTPPDVPSRKASVHKHVVFLEPGRRGLNGRVQLAVAEDFDLYNPVGLRLKAGSESASSTGSEGLVMT, from the coding sequence ATGGCCTGGCTGGTGCTGCTGGGCGCACTGCTGTGCATGCCGCGCGTCGGGGTGGGCAGTCTGGGCTCAGAGGGCTTTTTGCCCTCTGCACCCCATAACTGCCCCTACAGATGTGTGTGCGCCGCTGACCTGCTGAGCTGCGCGGGCCTGGGGTTGCAGGACGTGCCGGCTGCGTTGCCTGCCGCTGCTGCGGACCTCGACCTGAGCCACAACGCGCTCCAGCGCCTGCGCCCCGGCTGGCTGGCGCCACTCTCCCGGCTGCGCGCCCTGCGCCTAGGCCACAACGAACTGGACGTGCTAGGTCACGGAGTCTTCACCAACGCCAGCGGCCTGCGGCTACTCGATTTATCATCTAACGCGCTGCGGGCGCTTGGCCGCCACGACCTCGAAGGGTTGGGGGCGCTCGAGAGGCTGCTTCTGTTCAATAACCGCTTAGCGCACTTGGATGAGCACGCCTTCCATGGCCTGGGCGCACTCAGCCGCCTGTACCTGGGCTGCAACGaactctcctccttctcttttgacCACCTGCACGGTCTGGGCACGACCCACCTACGTACTCTGGATCTCTCCTCCAACCGCCTGGGACGCATCCCAGTACCTGACCTGGCTGCACTGCCAGCCTTTCTTAAGAATGGCCTTTACCTGCACAACAATCCATTACCCTGTGACTGCCGTCTCTACCACCTGCTGCAGCGCTGGCATCAGCGGGGCCTAAGCGCTGTGAGTGACTTTGCCCGAGAGTACATGTGCCTGGCCTTCAAGGTACCCACATCCCGTGTGCGCTTCTTTGAGCACAGCCGTGTCTTTGAGAATTGCTCAGCTGCCCTGGCTCAGGGCCTAGAGCAGCCCGAAGTGCAGCTGCACGTGCAGATGGGTCGGTCCCTGAGGCTGCACTGCAACACCAGTGCCCCAGCCGTGCGCATCGCCTGGGTGTCACCACAGCACGAGCTGCTGGTGGCACCAGGATCCCGAGATGGCAGCATCGCAGTGCTGGCTGATGGCAGCTTGGCCATCAGCAATGTGCAGCCGCAGCATGAGGGGGTCTTTGTGTGCCTGGCAGCTGGGCCCCGCCTGCATCACAACCAGACGCACGAGTACAACGTGAGCGTGCATTTCCCACACCCTGAGCCCGAGGCTTTCAACACAGGCTTCACCACCCTGCTGGGCTGCGCTGTGGGCCTGGTGCTCGTGCTGCTCTACCTTTTTGCACCACCCTGCCCAGGCTGCCGCCGCTGCTACCGTCGCACCTGCCACTGCCGCCGCTGGCCCCGGGCACCCAGCCCCCTCCAGGAGCTGAGCGCACAGTCCTCAGTGCTCAGCACACCACCGGATGTGCCCAGCCGCAAGGCCAGTGTCCACAAGCATGTGGTCTTTCTGGAGCCGGGCAGGAGGGGCCTCAATGGGCGTGTGCAGCTGGCAGTAGCCGAGGACTTTGATCTCTACAATCCTGTGGGCCTGCGGCTCAAGGCTGGCTCTGAGTCTGCTAGCTCCACGGGCTCTGAGGGTCTGGTGATGACCTAG